Proteins encoded by one window of Desulfomonilia bacterium:
- the hemL gene encoding glutamate-1-semialdehyde 2,1-aminomutase, with translation MTNSELFEMAIRVIPGGVDSPVRAFRKVGGTPRFVSSAKGAYITDAEGKKYIDFVLSWGPMILGHCHEKVVEAVRKQASTGMSYGAPTELEVRMAEMICGAFASIDKVRFVNSGTEATMSAIRLARAFTGRNITLKFEGCYHGHVDSLLVKAGSGALTLGIADTAGIPDAIASTTAVIDYNDIDAFRAFMSARGSEVAAVIVEPVAGNMGVVLPAPGFLEALRDETAKAGSLLIFDEVITGFRFRFGGYQDEIGIKPDLTCLGKIIGGGLPVGAFGGRADIMEMLAPVGPVYQAGTLSGNPLAMAAGLATLEVLRDTDPYEGLEKSINRLLDAIQYEASRKGMPVSVNRIGSMASIFFSDKDIKGFSDVMASDTKAYTRFFHALLDDGIYLAPSPYEAMFISTAHGENEISKAIESAGKAFNIIDSDS, from the coding sequence ATGACCAACAGCGAGCTTTTCGAAATGGCTATTAGAGTGATTCCCGGCGGTGTAGATTCGCCTGTGCGTGCATTCAGGAAAGTAGGGGGAACGCCAAGATTTGTTTCTTCGGCAAAAGGGGCCTATATCACTGATGCCGAAGGGAAAAAGTATATTGATTTCGTGCTTTCCTGGGGGCCTATGATTCTGGGGCACTGTCACGAAAAGGTGGTCGAGGCGGTTAGGAAGCAGGCCTCCACCGGCATGAGTTATGGCGCGCCCACCGAACTTGAGGTCAGGATGGCTGAAATGATATGTGGTGCGTTTGCATCGATAGATAAGGTGCGTTTTGTAAATTCGGGGACCGAGGCGACCATGAGTGCTATCCGCCTGGCAAGGGCCTTTACAGGCAGGAATATAACGCTCAAATTCGAAGGATGCTATCACGGCCATGTCGACAGCCTTCTCGTCAAGGCCGGATCAGGCGCATTAACACTAGGTATAGCCGATACCGCAGGCATACCCGACGCAATTGCCTCGACAACCGCCGTTATAGACTACAACGACATCGATGCCTTCAGGGCATTCATGTCCGCCAGAGGCAGCGAAGTAGCAGCGGTAATTGTCGAACCGGTTGCCGGTAATATGGGAGTGGTGCTGCCTGCACCGGGGTTCCTTGAGGCCCTGAGGGACGAAACAGCCAAAGCAGGAAGCCTTCTTATTTTTGATGAGGTGATTACCGGTTTCAGATTCAGGTTCGGAGGATATCAGGATGAAATCGGAATAAAACCTGATTTGACCTGCCTGGGTAAAATAATCGGCGGCGGGCTCCCGGTTGGAGCATTCGGGGGCAGGGCGGACATCATGGAAATGCTTGCCCCGGTAGGCCCTGTCTATCAGGCAGGCACCCTTTCTGGCAACCCTCTGGCAATGGCTGCCGGATTGGCAACTCTTGAAGTTTTAAGGGACACTGATCCTTATGAGGGTCTTGAAAAATCGATCAACAGACTTCTTGACGCCATCCAATATGAAGCCTCAAGGAAGGGAATGCCGGTATCGGTCAACCGCATCGGTTCGATGGCTTCAATCTTCTTCAGTGACAAGGATATAAAAGGCTTTTCCGATGTAATGGCAAGCGACACAAAGGCATACACCCGGTTTTTCCATGCCCTTCTTGATGACGGGATTTATCTTGCACCTTCACCATATGAGGCTATGTTCATAAGCACCGCCCACGGAGAAAACGAAATATCAAAGGCAATCGAGAGCGCCGGGAAAGCATTCAATATTATTGATTCCGACTCCTGA
- a CDS encoding PAS domain-containing protein: MDNSTILTDKMYIKLKYVLLAIFVMVFLGISLSGWLYMKKQQADETRRINQNLSAIADLKVQQIVNWRNERLGDANLVYKSNLIAETVESYLSDPYSPRARKHILDWMTVIQKSFNYKKITLYDNKLKPLISVPSIRASEDESLTSVKSKVLSSDKILMFDLYRETSGGIAIDLTVPVYPPDIQSSAGNTSPIAFIIFEIDPYLFLYPLIQKWPTPSKTAETLLVERKGDKVLYLNELRHVKGTALKLEKPVNDPNLPAAIALSGRKGAFEGIDYRGVPVIAASEAIPGTAWTMIAKMDKTEIYKPMYDRLFATGLAIAVILIASILGISGIWWRYNSKVLERDVETRRRSEAVIRESEEKFHLLADFTHDWDYWIDNDRHFVYSSPSCEQITGYKPEEFIINPELVIDIVHKDDRERIASHINEFHASDKLSHAEFRIIHKDGSVRWIDHVCKPILNSASINIGRRASNRDITERKKSEALLQRERELYIDLVNTQPAGIYRLRVFPKEASSGSDNPHYLIEMVNDRFYEILGIEKEIIKINPGFINEMIYSEDKDGFTAKRIEANTNSTPFSWEGRINTNAGIKWIHYESIPRPAENGHMLWTGVIYDITESRRREEERRKIEEGLQQTQRLESLGVLAGGIAHDFNNILTAILGNAELALMDLSELSPARPRIESINKASLRAADLCRQMLAYSGKGRFVIMPVDLSEIVEEMSRMLEVSVSKKAILNFKLAKELPSIHADVSQIQQIIMNLIINASEAIGENSGAIYIETGLIECNRDYLQKLQLQSDLKEGYYVYLEVADTGCGMDKTTMSKIFDPFFSTKFTGRGLGLSAVQGIVKGHKGAMKIYSEPGKGSTFKVLFPVVDALPNSVSPEQKEDDKLWKSSGTVLLVDDEESIRALGRLLLERLGFDVMLASDGREALNIFNMHKEKIRCIILDLTMPHMDGEQTFRELRSIDPEIPVIMSSGYNEQDVVHRFLGKGLSGFVQKPYRISTFSSALKKILSNDVKNPPSGSKI; this comes from the coding sequence ATGGATAATTCAACCATCTTGACTGATAAAATGTACATAAAGTTAAAGTATGTCCTTCTGGCGATATTTGTTATGGTATTCCTAGGTATAAGCCTTTCCGGCTGGCTTTACATGAAAAAACAGCAGGCGGACGAGACCCGGAGAATTAACCAGAATCTAAGCGCCATTGCCGATCTCAAGGTACAGCAGATAGTGAACTGGAGAAATGAGAGGCTGGGAGATGCAAATCTGGTATACAAATCTAACCTGATCGCGGAAACAGTAGAATCATATCTCTCAGATCCATACTCGCCGCGGGCACGGAAGCACATACTTGACTGGATGACAGTCATTCAGAAAAGCTTCAACTATAAGAAAATTACCCTGTATGATAACAAGTTGAAGCCTCTCATTTCAGTTCCGTCCATTCGCGCTTCAGAGGATGAATCTTTAACGAGTGTCAAATCTAAGGTTCTTAGCTCGGATAAGATATTGATGTTCGATCTTTACCGGGAAACGTCGGGGGGAATAGCAATTGATCTTACAGTGCCTGTTTATCCGCCCGATATACAATCATCAGCCGGGAATACTTCACCGATAGCCTTCATAATCTTTGAGATCGATCCATACCTATTTTTATACCCCCTCATTCAGAAATGGCCGACACCCAGCAAGACCGCCGAAACACTCCTTGTCGAAAGGAAAGGTGACAAGGTCCTGTATCTGAACGAACTCAGGCATGTGAAAGGGACAGCACTTAAGCTTGAAAAGCCAGTTAATGATCCGAATCTGCCTGCAGCCATTGCCTTGAGCGGAAGAAAGGGGGCCTTTGAAGGCATCGACTACCGGGGCGTTCCGGTAATTGCGGCCTCTGAAGCAATTCCTGGAACAGCTTGGACGATGATTGCAAAAATGGATAAAACTGAGATTTATAAACCGATGTACGACAGGCTTTTTGCAACAGGCCTGGCAATCGCCGTGATACTGATTGCATCCATACTGGGTATAAGCGGTATCTGGTGGCGTTATAATTCTAAAGTACTTGAACGGGATGTCGAAACGCGCAGACGCTCAGAAGCGGTTATTCGTGAGTCAGAAGAAAAGTTCCATCTGCTTGCCGATTTCACGCATGACTGGGACTACTGGATTGATAATGACAGGCACTTTGTATATTCATCCCCATCTTGTGAACAGATAACGGGCTATAAGCCGGAAGAATTTATCATTAATCCTGAATTGGTGATAGATATCGTCCATAAAGATGACCGGGAAAGGATTGCTTCACACATAAATGAATTTCATGCCTCGGACAAGTTGAGCCATGCAGAGTTCAGAATCATACATAAGGACGGCTCAGTCAGGTGGATCGACCATGTATGCAAACCAATACTAAATTCCGCCTCCATAAACATCGGCAGACGGGCCAGCAATCGCGACATAACAGAGCGAAAAAAATCGGAAGCGCTTCTTCAACGCGAGCGAGAGCTGTATATTGATCTGGTAAACACTCAGCCTGCCGGTATATACCGGCTTAGAGTATTTCCAAAGGAGGCAAGTAGCGGCTCCGACAATCCTCATTATCTCATTGAGATGGTAAACGACAGGTTTTATGAAATTTTAGGCATAGAAAAAGAGATAATCAAAATCAATCCCGGCTTTATCAATGAAATGATATATTCAGAGGACAAGGACGGCTTCACGGCAAAGCGTATCGAAGCAAATACCAATTCAACCCCTTTTTCATGGGAAGGCAGGATAAATACGAATGCCGGTATCAAATGGATCCATTACGAGTCGATCCCGCGGCCGGCTGAGAACGGGCACATGCTATGGACGGGCGTCATATATGACATTACAGAAAGCAGGAGGCGGGAAGAAGAACGAAGGAAGATCGAAGAAGGGTTGCAGCAGACCCAGAGGCTTGAGAGTCTTGGCGTGCTTGCAGGCGGGATCGCACATGACTTCAATAATATTCTGACAGCCATCCTGGGAAATGCGGAGCTTGCGCTTATGGATCTTTCAGAGTTGTCTCCGGCAAGACCCAGGATCGAGTCTATCAACAAAGCTTCCTTGAGAGCGGCCGACCTCTGCAGGCAGATGCTTGCATATTCGGGGAAGGGAAGGTTTGTAATCATGCCTGTTGACCTCTCGGAGATAGTGGAGGAGATGAGCCGCATGCTTGAAGTTTCCGTATCGAAAAAGGCCATTCTGAATTTCAAACTTGCAAAGGAACTGCCTTCAATACACGCAGACGTATCCCAGATTCAGCAGATCATCATGAACCTTATAATAAACGCATCCGAAGCCATCGGTGAAAACAGCGGTGCAATATACATTGAGACGGGTCTTATAGAGTGCAACAGGGATTACCTGCAAAAGCTTCAGCTGCAAAGCGATCTTAAGGAAGGATATTATGTTTACCTGGAAGTGGCGGATACCGGCTGTGGTATGGACAAGACTACGATGTCGAAGATTTTTGACCCGTTCTTCTCGACAAAATTTACCGGCAGAGGCCTTGGCCTTTCAGCAGTTCAAGGGATAGTAAAAGGCCACAAGGGTGCCATGAAGATCTACAGCGAACCAGGCAAAGGATCCACATTCAAGGTGCTGTTCCCTGTTGTTGATGCACTGCCTAATTCCGTATCTCCCGAACAAAAGGAAGATGATAAGCTCTGGAAGAGCAGCGGTACTGTCCTGCTGGTGGATGACGAGGAATCGATCAGAGCCCTCGGAAGGCTTCTTCTCGAACGTCTGGGTTTTGATGTAATGCTTGCTTCCGATGGAAGAGAGGCCCTTAACATATTCAATATGCACAAAGAAAAGATACGCTGTATCATTCTTGACCTTACAATGCCGCATATGGATGGAGAGCAGACATTCCGCGAACTGCGCTCAATCGATCCTGAAATACCAGTAATAATGAGCAGCGGTTATAACGAACAGGACGTAGTCCACCGCTTCCTGGGCAAAGGTCTCTCCGGTTTTGTACAAAAGCCTTACCGCATAAGCACTTTTTCATCCGCTCTTAAGAAAATTCTGTCGAATGACGTTAAAAATCCCCCTTCCGGCAGTAAAATTTAA